Proteins found in one Mustela lutreola isolate mMusLut2 chromosome 10, mMusLut2.pri, whole genome shotgun sequence genomic segment:
- the C10H1orf162 gene encoding transmembrane protein C1orf162 homolog isoform X2 encodes MTGLFLRSFQRGTFFILGKTAWEDGVPNLNPKMTNQVSAPQLRQLPPHTAPRSPPSHSSPWARDPPLDSHSSRDPPAKLSSPEEALTYASVAFKILEEKSEHLTEKHSAPSDKDKFWTKAWSGWSCLGGIWKC; translated from the exons ATGACCGGACTTTTTCTTAGAAG CTTTCAAAGAGGAACATTTTTTATTCTCGGGAAGACAGCATGGGAGGATGGAGTTCCAAACCTGAACCCAAAAATG ACAAACCAAGTGTCAGCACCACAGCTCCGACAATTGCCTCCACACACTGCTCCCAGGAGCCCACCAA GCCACTCCAGTCCCTGGGCCCGGGATCCTCCCTTGGACAGTCACTCCAGCCGTGATCCTCCGGCCAAG cTTTCATCCCCAGAGGAAGCACTTACCTATGCTAGCGTAGCTTTCAAAATCTTGGAAGAGAAGAGTGAACACCTGACGGAGAAACATTCTGCACCCTCGGACAAG GACAAATTCTGGACCAAAGCATGGTCTGGTTGGAGCTGTTTGGGTGGGATCTGGAAATGTTAG
- the C10H1orf162 gene encoding transmembrane protein C1orf162 homolog isoform X1 — MGGWSSKPEPKNDKPSVSTTAPTIASTHCSQEPTNVQHLVLAFFVGVLLTLLLLVLVFLIVKSYRKCHSSPWARDPPLDSHSSRDPPAKLSSPEEALTYASVAFKILEEKSEHLTEKHSAPSDKDKFWTKAWSGWSCLGGIWKC, encoded by the exons ATGGGAGGATGGAGTTCCAAACCTGAACCCAAAAATG ACAAACCAAGTGTCAGCACCACAGCTCCGACAATTGCCTCCACACACTGCTCCCAGGAGCCCACCAA CGTACAGCATTTGGTCTTGGCCTTTTTTGTGGGGGTCCTGCTAACACTGCTGCTGCTGGTCCTTGTCTTCCTCATCGTGAAGAGCTACAGGAAAT GCCACTCCAGTCCCTGGGCCCGGGATCCTCCCTTGGACAGTCACTCCAGCCGTGATCCTCCGGCCAAG cTTTCATCCCCAGAGGAAGCACTTACCTATGCTAGCGTAGCTTTCAAAATCTTGGAAGAGAAGAGTGAACACCTGACGGAGAAACATTCTGCACCCTCGGACAAG GACAAATTCTGGACCAAAGCATGGTCTGGTTGGAGCTGTTTGGGTGGGATCTGGAAATGTTAG